A window of the Gemmatimonadota bacterium genome harbors these coding sequences:
- a CDS encoding TatD family deoxyribonuclease, with translation MPPGIRRRNWSAGRSWWWRTWSPRKSAAWNRGACCSRPKTTTALPSSSVRTSASDPVHRLPEIRPAGHTERTSFNNLHPIAALLFDTHTHLTDEAFDDDRADVIQRALDAGVERMVAVGYDLESSRAAVALAEDRDSVYAAAGIHPCHVHEAREEDYREIEKLLKHPTVIAVGETGIDLHYDRSTYPLQETSFRRHMEWGGSTGLPVIVHDRDAHAEVMTMLGEFPGEETTAILHCFTGDVAMAERAVSMGCFLGFGGIATFKNSTVGTVVSGLPAECILVETDAPYLAPVPHRGRRNEPSYLVNTAEAVARHRAVTVDELARTTTQNANKVFRIH, from the coding sequence TTGCCCCCGGGTATACGCCGGAGAAACTGGTCGGCCGGCAGATCGTGGTGGTGGCGAACCTGGAGCCCGCGAAAATCCGCGGCATGGAATCGAGGGGCATGCTGCTCGCGGCCGAAGACGACGACGGCGCTCCCATCCTCCTCGGTCCGGACGTCCGCGTCCGATCCGGTTCATCGGTTACCTGAAATCCGGCCTGCCGGCCACACGGAACGTACGTCATTCAATAACCTGCACCCAATCGCTGCCTTGCTGTTCGATACGCATACCCATCTCACGGACGAAGCATTCGACGACGACCGCGCCGACGTGATCCAGCGGGCCCTGGACGCGGGCGTGGAACGCATGGTCGCCGTGGGGTATGATCTGGAGAGCAGCAGGGCCGCGGTGGCGCTCGCCGAAGACCGGGATTCCGTGTATGCCGCCGCGGGCATCCACCCGTGCCACGTCCACGAAGCCCGTGAAGAGGACTACCGGGAAATCGAGAAACTGCTGAAGCATCCGACCGTCATCGCCGTGGGCGAAACCGGCATCGACCTGCATTACGACCGGTCCACCTACCCGCTGCAGGAGACGTCGTTCAGAAGACACATGGAGTGGGGCGGAAGCACGGGACTGCCGGTTATCGTGCACGACCGGGACGCCCACGCCGAGGTCATGACCATGCTGGGCGAGTTTCCCGGCGAGGAAACGACCGCGATCCTGCACTGCTTTACCGGGGACGTCGCCATGGCCGAAAGAGCTGTTTCCATGGGATGTTTCCTGGGGTTCGGCGGCATCGCGACGTTCAAGAACTCGACGGTGGGCACGGTGGTCTCCGGATTGCCAGCGGAATGCATCCTTGTCGAAACGGACGCACCCTATCTCGCGCCCGTACCCCACCGCGGACGCCGGAACGAACCATCATACCTCGTAAACACGGCCGAAGCGGTCGCCCGTCACCGGGCCGTTACCGTGGATGAACTGGCACGGACCACAACCCAGAACGCGAACAAGGTGTTTCGAATCCATTGA
- the rsmA gene encoding ribosomal RNA small subunit methyltransferase A, which produces MSTVLDPPEDLLASLRRSDFRPSRSKGQHFLNDTSIARRIIESAGVTKDTAVLEIGPGAGALTRHLITLAGGVTAVEVDSRLAGVLQEAYGRYDHMTIVIGDVLDLDLADLMGKYGEPGFVLVANLPYGITGPVLDRLIAHRGKIRCAVIMVQHEVGGRLTARPGTKAYGAITAIMAYHYAVESLFRVGGDRFVPRPAVDSVVLRLTPHERPPVTVGDADLLNDVIKAAFQHRRKMLHHAMNRLVPGSAGYLSDHTGIDLKRRGETMDLNEFAVLADALRVFRDHHQDDC; this is translated from the coding sequence TTGAGTACGGTGCTCGATCCTCCTGAAGACCTGCTGGCCAGCCTGCGCCGATCGGATTTTCGCCCATCCAGGTCGAAGGGTCAGCACTTCCTGAACGATACGTCCATCGCCCGCCGCATCATCGAATCGGCGGGCGTAACGAAGGATACGGCCGTACTTGAAATTGGTCCGGGGGCCGGCGCGTTGACCCGCCACCTTATCACACTGGCCGGCGGTGTGACCGCCGTGGAAGTCGATTCCAGGCTGGCAGGCGTCCTCCAGGAAGCCTACGGCCGATACGATCACATGACCATCGTGATCGGAGACGTGCTCGATCTGGACCTGGCCGACCTGATGGGGAAGTATGGCGAGCCCGGGTTCGTACTCGTGGCCAATCTGCCCTACGGGATTACGGGTCCCGTGCTTGACCGGTTGATTGCCCATCGCGGAAAGATCAGGTGCGCGGTCATCATGGTTCAGCATGAAGTGGGCGGACGCCTGACGGCGCGGCCGGGTACGAAAGCCTACGGCGCGATCACCGCCATCATGGCGTACCACTACGCCGTGGAATCGTTGTTCCGGGTGGGCGGCGACCGGTTCGTTCCCCGTCCGGCGGTGGATTCGGTCGTCCTCCGGTTGACGCCCCATGAGCGGCCGCCGGTTACGGTCGGGGACGCCGACCTGTTGAACGACGTGATCAAGGCGGCCTTTCAACATCGGCGCAAGATGCTGCACCACGCGATGAATCGCCTGGTTCCCGGTTCCGCCGGCTATCTCTCGGATCATACCGGCATCGACCTGAAACGACGCGGTGAAACCATGGACCTGAACGAGTTCGCGGTGCTTGCCGATGCGCTTCGGGTATTCCGGGACCACCACCAGGACGATTGCTGA
- a CDS encoding class I SAM-dependent methyltransferase: protein MRHRKTHPADPELPYNQLAPIYDHVMRHVDYDRWADYIQSIFERFGATPKDILELACGTGVMACILDDRGYRMTGMDRSEGMIAVARQKALDGRRSIAFQAGDMVDMHVSGSYDAVLCLYDSINYIMDEADIAAMMNGLRGVLNTGGLFVFDICTEINSRRYFHKQVDQESKGDYSYIRRCEYVPGSRVQVNEFQLTFHRCGKRFSTRERHEQRIYPVARLAEICRQSGYRVLGAFDGFSFQEASERSNRVHYVVRPA from the coding sequence ATGCGCCACAGGAAAACCCACCCGGCTGATCCGGAGCTTCCCTACAACCAGTTGGCCCCGATATACGATCACGTGATGCGACACGTGGACTACGATCGGTGGGCCGACTACATCCAGTCGATATTCGAACGGTTCGGGGCGACGCCGAAGGACATCCTTGAACTGGCCTGCGGTACCGGCGTCATGGCGTGTATCCTCGATGACCGCGGATACCGGATGACGGGCATGGACCGGTCGGAAGGCATGATCGCCGTCGCCAGGCAAAAAGCCCTGGACGGCCGCCGGTCCATCGCGTTTCAGGCCGGCGACATGGTAGATATGCACGTTTCGGGCAGCTATGACGCGGTATTGTGCCTGTACGACAGCATCAACTATATCATGGATGAAGCGGACATCGCCGCCATGATGAATGGGTTGCGCGGGGTGCTGAACACCGGCGGCCTTTTCGTGTTCGACATCTGCACGGAAATCAACTCGCGCAGGTACTTCCATAAACAGGTCGACCAGGAAAGCAAAGGGGATTACTCCTATATCCGTCGCTGCGAGTATGTCCCCGGGTCGCGCGTGCAGGTCAATGAATTCCAGTTAACCTTCCACCGCTGCGGGAAGCGGTTTTCCACCCGGGAACGCCACGAGCAGCGGATCTATCCCGTGGCCCGGCTGGCGGAGATCTGCCGGCAATCGGGCTATCGCGTTCTCGGCGCATTCGACGGCTTCAGTTTCCAGGAAGCGTCGGAGCGATCCAACAGGGTCCACTACGTGGTCCGCCCCGCCTGA
- a CDS encoding RNA-binding S4 domain-containing protein, with amino-acid sequence MRVDLFLKRSRIIKQRDAAKKACDRGMVTISGRSAKPGHQVAARDIVVVAWPDRRLEFEVLNVPEGNVSKDRAQSMYHVLSDERLIDNVSGFEAR; translated from the coding sequence ATGAGAGTAGATCTCTTTCTGAAACGGTCCCGCATCATCAAACAGCGGGACGCCGCCAAGAAGGCCTGCGACCGGGGTATGGTTACCATTTCCGGAAGGTCCGCGAAACCCGGCCACCAGGTCGCGGCAAGGGACATCGTCGTCGTGGCCTGGCCCGACAGAAGGCTGGAATTCGAAGTGTTGAACGTCCCGGAAGGAAACGTCTCGAAAGACCGGGCGCAATCCATGTATCACGTCCTCAGCGACGAGCGCCTGATTGATAACGTTTCAGGCTTCGAAGCTCGTTGA
- the metG gene encoding methionine--tRNA ligase has translation MVVAEKILVTDALPYANGKLHIGHIAGVHLPGNIYVRYQRLKGRDVVHVSGSDDHGVAITLAAEKQGITPKELVDKYYPVIRGALEDFGIVYDNFSQTSRPIHHETARDYFRRLDEKGCFDVREVDQIYCPANNRFLPDRYVEGTCPHCGSGRARGDQCEACGTILDATQLIDPHSDVCKGSLEVRPANHWYFKLARMSARLQTWIDTKTHWKVNVRNYCQGWFNEGLSDRPISRDLDWGVKLPIEEAVGKVMYVWFENTLGYVSSTREWAVAQGDPDRWKDYWLNPDCKLVNFLGKDNIVFHAILWPAMIMEHGDFVLPSEIPANEFLNIEGQKLSTSRNWAVWLDEYLDDFPPDPMRYCLASISPETKDSDFTWKDFQARNNNELADIFGNFVNRTLTFINRYFDGVIPEPGTFSPEDREMLQAVAGAPDRVGACFESFQVRGAVRELIALGNQCNRYFNDQAPWNTRKTDLARCAATLHVCMQTVRVLAVVMSPILPFSAERLWKMAGLEGRVDAQMWDEIEIDASLSGRPIGEIEILFHKIDDDTIDEQIGRLGRSDALKSVEAEPGGTKSVEAEPGGTKSVEAEPAGSVRTELVSIDDFRQIDLRIADIVAAEPVPGTDRLLRLQLCIGAEERQIVSGIAPGYTPEKLVGRQIVVVANLEPAKIRGMESRGMLLAAEDDDGAPILLGPDVRVRSGSSVT, from the coding sequence GTGGTCGTGGCAGAGAAAATTCTCGTTACAGACGCGTTGCCCTACGCGAACGGCAAGCTGCATATCGGTCATATCGCTGGTGTCCATCTGCCCGGCAACATCTACGTACGCTACCAGCGGCTGAAGGGCCGGGACGTCGTGCACGTCAGCGGATCGGACGACCACGGCGTGGCCATCACCCTGGCGGCCGAGAAGCAGGGGATCACGCCCAAGGAACTGGTGGACAAGTACTATCCCGTTATCCGGGGTGCGCTCGAAGACTTCGGCATCGTCTACGACAATTTCTCCCAGACCTCCCGCCCGATCCATCACGAAACGGCCCGGGACTATTTCCGCCGCCTGGATGAGAAGGGCTGTTTCGACGTGCGCGAGGTCGACCAGATCTACTGTCCGGCAAACAACCGTTTTCTGCCCGACCGCTACGTGGAGGGCACCTGCCCCCACTGCGGCTCGGGCCGGGCCAGGGGAGATCAATGCGAGGCCTGCGGCACCATTCTGGACGCCACGCAGCTTATCGATCCCCACAGCGATGTCTGCAAGGGATCCCTCGAGGTAAGACCGGCCAACCACTGGTATTTCAAGCTCGCCCGCATGTCCGCCCGGCTGCAGACTTGGATCGATACGAAAACGCACTGGAAGGTCAACGTGCGCAATTACTGCCAGGGCTGGTTCAACGAGGGGCTGTCCGACCGGCCCATCTCCCGGGACCTGGATTGGGGCGTAAAGCTGCCGATCGAGGAAGCGGTGGGCAAGGTCATGTACGTCTGGTTCGAGAACACGCTGGGCTACGTGTCGTCCACCCGGGAATGGGCGGTGGCGCAGGGCGACCCCGATCGGTGGAAGGACTACTGGCTGAACCCGGACTGCAAGCTCGTCAATTTCCTCGGCAAGGACAACATCGTCTTCCACGCGATCCTCTGGCCGGCCATGATTATGGAGCACGGGGATTTCGTCCTGCCTTCGGAGATCCCTGCCAACGAGTTTCTCAACATCGAGGGCCAAAAGCTGTCCACGAGCCGGAACTGGGCGGTCTGGCTGGACGAGTACCTGGATGACTTCCCGCCCGATCCGATGCGTTACTGCCTGGCGTCGATTTCGCCCGAGACCAAGGACTCCGACTTTACGTGGAAGGACTTCCAGGCGCGCAACAACAACGAACTGGCCGATATCTTCGGAAATTTCGTAAACCGGACGCTGACCTTCATCAACCGGTATTTCGACGGAGTGATCCCGGAACCGGGGACGTTTTCGCCGGAGGACCGGGAGATGCTTCAGGCCGTGGCCGGCGCTCCGGACCGTGTGGGCGCATGTTTCGAGTCGTTCCAGGTGCGGGGTGCCGTACGGGAGCTGATCGCCCTGGGAAACCAGTGCAACCGGTACTTCAACGACCAGGCGCCCTGGAACACGCGCAAGACCGACCTCGCACGTTGCGCCGCCACGCTCCACGTGTGCATGCAGACGGTGAGGGTCCTCGCCGTGGTCATGTCTCCCATCCTGCCGTTCAGCGCGGAGCGGCTGTGGAAGATGGCGGGCCTGGAAGGACGCGTCGATGCGCAGATGTGGGACGAAATCGAGATCGATGCGTCGTTGTCCGGCCGACCCATCGGCGAAATCGAAATCCTGTTCCACAAGATCGACGACGATACGATCGACGAGCAGATCGGAAGGCTGGGCCGGTCCGATGCCTTGAAATCCGTGGAAGCGGAACCCGGCGGAACGAAATCCGTGGAAGCGGAACCCGGCGGAACGAAATCCGTGGAAGCGGAACCCGCCGGGTCGGTTCGGACCGAACTCGTATCGATCGACGATTTCCGCCAGATCGATTTGCGCATCGCAGACATCGTGGCGGCGGAACCGGTACCCGGAACGGACCGGTTGCTCAGACTGCAGCTGTGCATCGGCGCGGAGGAGCGGCAGATCGTGTCCGGGATTGCCCCCGGGTATACGCCGGAGAAACTGGTCGGCCGGCAGATCGTGGTGGTGGCGAACCTGGAGCCCGCGAAAATCCGCGGCATGGAATCGAGGGGCATGCTGCTCGCGGCCGAAGACGACGACGGCGCTCCCATCCTCCTCGGTCCGGACGTCCGCGTCCGATCCGGTTCATCGGTTACCTGA